A genomic window from Lotus japonicus ecotype B-129 chromosome 1, LjGifu_v1.2 includes:
- the LOC130724503 gene encoding uncharacterized protein LOC130724503, whose translation MEEGDRRSREEGSSRYTLQPSRICNEDILFCIDIDPQSLVEMKTATGHNGRPLTRLDSIKQSILLFVHSKLTINPDHRFAFATLSNTVSWLKKDFSSDVESTMAAMRGLSATNISTQPDLTNLFRLAAHEAKKSRAQGRILRVILFYCRSNVRPQHQWPVNQKLYTLDVMYLHDKPGPENCPQEVYDTLVEALEHVSEYEGYILESGQGLARVVFRHVLILLSHPQQRCIQENIDIPKSLAKKAPQGEPMATEENAPVSTQ comes from the exons ATGGAAGAAGGAGACAGGAGGAGCAGGGAAGAAGGAAGCAGCAGGTACACTCTGCAACCCTCACGAATCTGCAACGAAGACATTCTCTTCTGCATCGACATCGATCCTCAATCTCTCGTCGAGATGAAAACCGCCACCGGACACAACGGCAGACCCCTCACCCGCTTGGACTCCATCAAGCAATCCATCCTTCTCTTCGTCCATTCCAAGCTCACCATCAACCCCGATCACCGCTTCGCTTTCGCCACTCTCTCCAACACCGTCTCATGG CTGAAGAAAGATTTTAGCAGTGATGTTGAATCAACAATGGCAGCAATGAGGGGTCTTTCAGCTACCAATATCAGTACCCAACCAGACCTCACCAATTTGTTCAGACTTGCTGCTCATGAAGCTAAGAAATCGCGTGCCCAAGGTCGCATTTTAAGAGTG ATTCTATTCTATTGCAGATCAAATGTGCGCCCACAGCATCAGTGGCCTGTGAACCAGAAGCTCTACACTCTGGATGTCATGTACCTTCATGACAAGCCTGGACCTGAGAATTGCCCTCAGGAGGTCTATGATACACTGGTGGAGGCTCTTGAACATGTTAGTGAGTATGAGGGCTATATCTTGGAGAGTGGACAGGGGTTAGCGCGTGTTGTTTTCCGTCACGTGTTAATACTGCTGTCACATCCTCAGCAGCGCTGCATTCAAGAGAACATTGACATCCCGAAGTCACTTGCAAAGAAGGCTCCTCAGGGGGAGCCAATGGCTACTGAAGAGAATGCTCCTGTTTCCACCCAATGA